A portion of the Oncorhynchus gorbuscha isolate QuinsamMale2020 ecotype Even-year linkage group LG07, OgorEven_v1.0, whole genome shotgun sequence genome contains these proteins:
- the LOC124039504 gene encoding SKI/DACH domain-containing protein 1-like: MGDLKCGFEEMQGVRLGYLLIKGKQMFALSQVFTDLLKNIPRTTVHKRMDHLNVKKHHCDLEELRKLKAINSIAFHAAKCTLISREDVEALYLSCKTERVLKSNKRKAKKASLPEDVGEGTFHADTHPTGLWKEKVWLSLHSVPQTLSLNKSGKREQPTSRPDSNLPQIYNKSRPRDYSFVTKSACKPFKNYETAQIPGNCVAFSQRHSFFRSVVSRQPVLFKSAIAAQSRLSAAGDLLHKRKRRREGGGGRDRDSGGARQSWSRSRHTHSHPHAHHPVLLVQPKCCSKPKTQHNHNGTALGHFHLGHEFYLDHGAHHHPHPQQHVGGFPESYSSDTESSCYSEPLNNDSDFGSSLSTSSNSGTSDEEEDEEDEEESPLESSEVSSDEESSSQSDSSSVSSQVSVQSIRFRRARFSSVNATKNIPTRTLPNAKTLSTTLSSTRTQSNCITLSHTKAPLLLQPTFHYSHQQQPSIPVVQGGTSQVDYAIQGKQQKYEFSAREAKQDAHTHRFSSPVIRGSCFTERRDRKVPESQVQTQREIKRAVYALSPSPNPSGNKAVPAHRTPGHANKCPPVLSSHCAHDKDTKHSKHTDNNQLSLAANLKREVRISPILKLPSPLKTIKTEPEELSVAAGPLPNSGRAVKTPPFNLQNVKIKVEQSYDEFEYNSKASGFHCKGDEADINNGQYPGGDIKHAAGCFNNETKAIESSTGAPKSSSGLQECRSTRDTPCSEEGEYKNGVGVRKNCRTLVLGKEPGISRAQAKQNVSKVDRTLSSRPVGKAEICDGNIEHLTGASKRKRASSNVAPSLKRPFSFMANFPAPPSLVVGSDGDLSPAYSLNSLGGPRPPTRSHPVWRWQPGGRTVPPPSAQRIRKC, encoded by the coding sequence ATGGGAGACCTGAAGTGTGGGTTTGAGGAGATGCAGGGAGTGAGGCTGGGATACCTGCTGATAAAAGGAAAACAAATGTTCGCCCTCTCCCAGGTCTTCACTGACCTACTGAAAAATATTCCCCGGACCACCGTGCACAAACGCATGGACCACCTGAACGTTAAAAAACACCACTGTGATTTGGAGGAGCTGAGAAAGCTCAAAGCAATAAATTCTATTGCTTTCCACGCGGCTAAATGTACTCTGATATCACGGGAGGATGTGGAGGCGCTTTATTTATCCTGCAAAACGGAACGCGTGTTAAAATCCAACAAAAGAAAAGCAAAGAAGGCCAGTTTACCCGAGGATGTGGGCGAGGGCACGTTTCACGCGGACACGCACCCTACTGGGTTATGGAAGGAGAAAGTTTGGTTAAGTTTACACAGCGTGCCACAGACTCTATCCCTCAACAAATCCGGCAAAAGAGAGCAACCAACCTCGCGCCCCGACTCCAATCTACCTCAAATTTACAATAAATCCCGACCGAGGGATTATTCCTTTGTCACCAAGTCGGCATGTAAACCTTTTAAAAACTATGAAACAGCTCAAATACCGGGCAATTGCGTCGCATTTAGCCAGAGACATTCGTTTTTTCGGAGCGTGGTGAGCCGTCAGCCGGTGTTGTTTAAATCCGCCATTGCTGCTCAGTCGAGGCTCTCTGCAGCCGGCGACCTACTTCACAAAAGGAAGAGGAGGCGCGAGGGGGGCGGCGGCAGGGATAGGGACAGCGGCGGCGCGAGGCAGTCGTGGAGCaggagcagacacacacactcacaccctcaCGCACACCACCCGGTGCTTCTCGTGCAGCCCAAGTGCTGCAGCAAGCCAAAAACCCAGCACAACCACAACGGGACAGCTCTGGGCCATTTCCATCTTGGACACGAGTTTTACCTCGACCACGGAGCTCACCACCATCCTCACCCGCAGCAGCATGTAGGGGGTTTCCCGGAGAGCTACAGCAGTGACACCGAATCCAGCTGCTACTCAGAGCCGCTCAACAACGACTCGGACTTCGGCTCCAGTTTATCCACAAGCAGCAACTCTGGGACCTCtgatgaggaggaagatgaggaggatgaagaggagagccCGTTGGAGAGTTCTGAGGTCAGTTCTGACGAGGAGAGTTCATCTCAGTCTGACAGCAGCTCTGTGTCCAGTCAGGTCTCTGTCCAGTCCATCCGTTTCAGGAGGGCCCGGTTCTCCTCTGTCAACGCAACCAAAAATATCCCCACTAGAACTCTGCCTAACGCTaaaactctctccactactctctccaGCACTAGAACTCAGTCCAACTGTATAACTCTCTCGCACACTAAAGCACCTTTGCTCCTGCAGCCTACCTTCCACTACAGCCACCAGCAGCAGCCATCTATACCGGTTGTCCAGGGTGGAACCAGCCAGGTGGACTATGCCATTCAAGGGAAACAACAGAAATATGAGTTTTCAGCCAGGGAGGCCAAGcaggacgcacacacacacaggttcagcTCGCCTGTCATCCGGGGGAGTTGTTtcactgagaggagagacaggaaggttCCTGAGTCCCAGGTCCAGACccaaagagagataaagagagcagTTTATGCACTGAGCCCCTCACCTAACCCCAGCGGGAACAAAGCGGTTCCTGCGCACAGGACACCGGGACACGCAAACAAATGCCCCCCAGTCCTGAGCTCACACTGCGCTCATGACAAAGACACAAAGCACTCCAAGCATACAGACAACAACCAGCTTTCATTAGCTGCAAATCTAAAGAGAGAGGTGAGAATTAGCCCAATCCTGAAACTGCCCTCTCCGCTCAAAACTATTAAGACCGAGCCGGAAGAGCTCTCAGTGGCCGCGGGTCCCCTCCCCAACAGTGGCAGGGCGGTCAAGACTCCCCCCTTCAACCTGCAGAATGTGAAAATCAAAGTGGAGCAAAGCTATGATGAATTCGAATACAACAGTAAGGCCTCCGGGTTCCACTGCAAAGGAGACGAGGCGGATATCAACAATGGCCAGTACCCCGGCGGCGACATCAAACACGCTGCTGGCTGTTTCAACAACGAGACCAAAGCCATTGAAAGTTCCACTGGGGCTCCCAAGTCCTCATCCGGCTTGCAGGAATGCAGGAGCACTCGAGACACCCCTTGTTCGGAGGAGGGGGAGTATAAAAACGGAGTTGGGGTCAGGAAAAACTGCAGGACTCTGGTTCTGGGGAAGGAGCCTGGAATTTCGAGGGCGCAGGCGAAACAGAACGTGTCCAAAGTTGACAGGACTTTATCTTCTCGTCCCGTGGGCAAAGCAGAGATTTGTGATGGAAATATTGAGCATCTAACTGGGGCGAGTAAACGAAAACGCGCGTCCAGTAATGTAGCACCCTCTCTGAAGAGGCCTTTCAGCTTCATGGCGAATTTCCCCGCTCCTCCGTCCCTGGTTGTGGGCAGCGACGGGGATTTAAGCCCAGCTTACTCTCTGAACTCTCTGGGGGGACCCCGACCTCCCACCCGCTCTCACCCCGTGTGGCGGTGGCAGCCTGGCGGTCGGACAGTCCCTCCCCCATCCGCTCAGAGAATCAGGAAATGTTGA